Proteins found in one Anopheles aquasalis chromosome 3, idAnoAquaMG_Q_19, whole genome shotgun sequence genomic segment:
- the LOC126577988 gene encoding transient receptor potential cation channel trpm isoform X4, producing the protein MLKHARKAKPKQGKLGWGLRKICWGLINITVPRRAARSWIEATFQKRECIKFIPNPKNEEICCCGQERRTHQFVPGIDPGVSGDLWTPTKHTRPQPTDAYGTIEFQGGAHPTKAQYVRLSYDTRPELLVQLFTREWNLELPKLLITVQGGKANFELQPKLKKVLRKGLLKAAKTTGAWIFTGGTNTGVTKQVGDALLLEGQQRSGRVVSIGIAPWGIVERNHELLGHNRDVPCHSISSPRSKLAVLNNRHAYFLLVDDGSQGRYGAELILRRKLEKYISNQKLQPFTHSSTPVVCLVIEGGTNTIRAVLEYVTDNPPVPVVVCDGSGRAADLIAFVHKYASDNGEQGVLESMHEYLVRKIKETFEVSAEQAERLYQELLLCTKNKNLITVFRIQDRPEGNTQELDQTILTALFKSQHLSPPEQLSLALTWNRVDIARTEIFVYGQEWPLGALDEAMMQALEHDRIDFVKLLLENGVSMRKFLTIPRLEELYNTKHGPANTLGYILRDVRPHIPKGYVYTLHDIGLVINKLMGGAYRSYYTRRKFRPIYAKVMNSYVNTHRKPSTFQRSAGINSMSLVAGLVPVTADMALFEFPFNELLIWAVLTKRQQMALLMWTHGEEALAKSLVACKLYKAMAHEAADDDLDTEIYEELRSYAKEFESKGLKLLDFCYRQDAERAQRLLTCELQSWSSQSCLSLAVAANHRAILAHPCSQIILADLWMGGLRTRKNTNLKVILGLLVPPFIKKLDFKSKEELQQMPQTEEEHLENQYLDYEDRDKKDPDAEKALITAAQSAKSAGESTTPPPQALLSDAYSMKDTKVQENGKVGLTGCLGSKVSLTESENTQYKEYDNDVRQQRPLKMKKKIYEFYTAPITKFWADSMAYVLFLVLFTYTVLVRMAEMPSWQEYYAIAYITTLGCEKIREIVSSEPVAISHKFSVWAWNMWNPCDAAAIIFFLIGLALRLRPYTMDIGRVIYCVDSIYWYLRILNILGVNKYLGPLVTMMGKMVKNMIYFVVLLLVVLMSFGVSRQAILFPNNDASWRLVRDVYYQPYFMLYGEVFADDIDPPCGEDPSQPACVTGHWVTPIAMSMYLLIANILLINLLIAVFNNIFIEVNAVSHQVWMFQRFTVVMEYQQKPVLPPPLIAFCHFYSLLRYAIRKAKGLKESRDNGLKLFLEKEDMERLYDFEEECVEGYFREQEILLHQSTEERIKNTDERVEHMAQKIEDINQKENIQTGAVQNIEFRLRKVEESAEQILSHLAVIHRFMSAHTLMQDPMQGSTSNVSANLAIGGSTVAVMGDQRARTISETDSCQIPGVTQRKKFNRSLTEVRPDAYIFDDGMHFEVRPVPEENENDRSPEKLPTDFGSRDRKLSIRSEDSELFPNTAMPKGLSPQESTGGVVKSSPPAVSPPFLNIRQDTASTESKDTLTPLDGADERTLVGEESVDELVDATSYEGLRQRTGRRRNSSMCGPGPGAVSAGASRDGPGLVGASGRRNSESASGGGLDINRSQTSLYQHGFSKRQHSITQSEPDSGNEQPVQRPTPKGRHLLLQIHTEYTSITDELESVCHMIASPTSSLREPELSNPQFAVMIEKKHLKECEDRDYKMMEALLQTRCSMDDSDDYFEDSAAEEHGPRKMLRRETAIELPVTPSKSNIVSLADSSQGNEDFALKNERAPLSNRNSLRDSKNSPLSMSSQNSPRNSQYMQAAYLNPSAFDAASRLYKKSCESLQKNSSTDTEYSLQPYRFIKQSSNETNSSFNIDNSSLTNDLSIDGETSLNSTVIEMVSGSTINVPATVATTSVATPGAPDADRGAGFQTKRTSSYGSAPQPAEPRGAGCLKKQFSIEKAGGTGERSVSISEGSERVGPVVSGLVVPAKPPRTTRFSDSLSLMGTKSVLSLLKESSSTSTEDTQNEHREAATIPCISTNLVQDEIAKLSSNIKSSTDEDTEPPINETMC; encoded by the exons CGTGCCGCTCGCAGCTGGATCGAGGCAACGTTTCAAAAGCGCGAATGCATCAAGTTTATACCGAAcccgaaaaatgaagaaat ATGCTGCTGTGGTCAGGAGCGACGCACCCACCAGTTCGTGCCGGGCATCGACCCGGGCGTTAGTGGAGATCTTTGGACACCGACGAAACACACGCGCCCGCAGCCCACCGACGCCTATGGTACGATTGAGTTCCAGGGCGGTGCACATCCCACGAAGGCACAG TATGTCCGCCTTTCGTACGATACTCGgccggagctgctggtgcaactGTTCACGCGTGAATGGAACCTCGAGCTACCGAAGCTGCTCATCACGGTGCAAGGTGGCAAGGCGAACTTCGAACTGCAGCCCAAGTTGAAAAAG GTGCTTCGGAAGGGTCTTCTGAAGGCGGCCAAAACGACGGGCGCATGGATATTTACTGGCGGTACCAACACGG GCGTCACGAAGCAGGTTggtgatgcgctgctgctggagggccAACAACGGTCGGGGCGCGTCGTGAGCATCGGTATCGCGCCGTGGGGCATCGTTGAGCGTAACCACGAACTACTCGGGCACAATCGGGACGTTCCGTGCCACAGCATCAGTTCGCCAAG ATCCAAGCTGGCGGTGCTGAACAACAGGCACGCTTACTTTCTGCTCGTTGACGACGGATCGCAGGGACGCTACGGTGCGGAGCTGATCCTTCGGCGGAAGCTAGAGAAATACATATCGAATCAGAAACTGCAACCCT TTACTCACTCGAGCACCCCGGTAGTATGCTTGGTAATTGAGGGTGGTACAAACACAATCAGAGCTGTGCTAGAGTACGTCACCGATAacccaccggtaccggtagtAGTATGTGATGGATCAGGCCGGGCCGCTGATCTTATAGCGTTTGTACATAA GTATGCCTCGGACAATGGTGAGCAGGGTGTGCTGGAGTCGATGCACGAGTATCTGGTGCGGAAGATAAAGGAAACGTTCGAGGTGAGCGCCGAACAGGCGGAACGGTTGTAtcaggagctgctgctgtgcaccaAGAATAAGAACCTG ATAACGGTGTTTCGCATACAGGATCGACCGGAGGGCAACACTCAGGAACTGGACCAAACGATTTTAACTGCACTTTTTAAATCACAGCACCTCAGTCCACCGGAGCAGCTCAGCCTGGCGCTCACGTGGAACCGGGTCGATATTGCCCGCACGGAAATCTTCGTCTATGGCCAGGAGTGGCCCCTCGGTGCCCTGGACGAGGCGATGATGCAGGCGCTCGAGCACGACCGTATCGATTtcgtgaagctgctgctcgagaatGGCGTATCGATGCGCAAGTTCCTCACGATACCACGGCTAGAGGAGCTGTACAATACGAAGCACGGACCGGCCAACACGCTCGGGTACATCCTGCGTGACGTGCGGCCCCACATCCCGAAGGGATACGTCTACACGCTCCACGACATCGGGCTGGTGATCAACAAGCTGATGGGTGGTGCGTACCGGTCGTACTACACGCGGCGAAAATTTCGCCCAATCTACGCCAAGGTGATGAACAGCTACGTCAACACGCACCGGAAACCGTCCACCTTTCAGCGGTCGGCCGGCATCAACTCGATGAGCCTGGTGGCCGGTCTGGTCCCGGTGACGGCCGATATGGCGCTGTTCGAGTTTCCGTTCAACGAGCTGCTCATCTGGGCCGTGCTGACCAAGCGGCAGCAGATGGCGCTGCTCATGTGGACGCACGGCGAGGAAGCGCTCGCCAAGTCGCTGGTCGCCTGCAAGCTGTACAAAGCGATGGCACACGAGGCCGCCGACGATGATCTGGATACGGAGATCTACGAGGAGCTGCGCAGCTACGCGAAGGAGTTTGAGAGCAAAGGACTGAAACTGTTGGATTTCTGCTACCGGCAGGATGCGGAGCGGGCACAACGTTTGCTGACCTGCGAGCTGCAGTCGTGGTCGAGCCAGAGCTGCCtgtcgctggcggtggcggccaacCACCGGGCCATCTTGGCCCATCCCTGCAGCCAGATCATACTGGCCGATCTGTGGATGGGTGGACTGCGGACGAGAAAGAACACAAACTTGAAA GTTATATTGGGATTACTGGTGCCACCGTTTATCAAAAAGCTAGACTTTAAATCGAAGGAAGAGCTACAGCAGATGCCCCAGACCGAGGAGGAACATCTCGAGAATCAGTACTTGGACTACGAGGATCGGGACAAGAAGGACCCGGACGCCGAG AAAGCCCTTATTACCGCTGCGCAAAGTGCAAAATCAGCGGGTGAAAGTACGACTCCACCGCCACAG GCGCTTCTGTCTGATGCGTACTCAATGAAAGATACCAAAGTgcaggaaaacggaaaa GTAGGTCTGACCGGATGTTTAGGCTCAAAA GTTTCGCTAACAGAGTCCGAGAATACACAATACAAGGAGTACGACAACGATGTGCGTCAGCAACGACCactgaagatgaagaagaaaatctaCGAATTCTACACTGCTCCCATTACAAAGTTTTGGGCTGATTCG ATGGCGTACGTGCTGTTCCTGGTACTTTTCACGTACACGGTGCTTGTTCGGATGGCGGAAATGCCAAGCTGGCAGGAGTACTACGCAATCGCTTACATCACTACGCTTGGTTGCGAGAAGATACGCGAGATAGTTTCGTCGGAACCGGTGGCAATATC GCACAAGTTTTCCGTGTGGGCCTGGAACATGTGGAACCCGTGTGATGCGGCGGCAATAATCTTTTTCCTCATCGGTCTCGCTCTCCGACTCCGGCCATATACGATGGACATCGGACGAGTGATCTACTGCGTGGACAGCATCTACTGGTACTTGCGCATACTGAACATTCTAGGTGTAAACAAATATTTGG GACCactggtgacgatgatgggcaaaatggtgaaaaacatgatttacttcgtggtgctgttgctggtcgtGTTAATGAGCTTCGGTGTTAGCCGGCAAGCAATACTGTTCCCCAACAATGATGCAAGCTGGCGACTAGTGCGAGACGTTTACTATCAGCCGTACTTCATGTTGTACGGAGAGGTGTTTGCGGACGACATTGATCCACCGTGCGGAGAAGATCCATCGCAACCGGCGTGCGTCACGG GTCACTGGGTAACGCCGATCGCAATGTCGATGTACTTGTTGATTGCGAACATTCTACTGATCAATCTGTTGATTGCCGTGTTCAACAACATCTTCATCGAGGTAAACGCCGTATCGCACCAGGTGTGGATGTTCCAGCGGTtcacggtggtgatggagtaTCAGCAGAAGCCCGTACTACCGCCACCCCTGATAGCGTTCTGCCATTTCTACTCGCTCTTGCGCTACGCGATCCGCAAAGCGAAAGGGCTGAAGGAATCGCGCGACAACGGGTTGAAGCTGTTCCTGGAAAAGGAGGACATGGAGCGGTTGTACGACTTCGAGGAGGAGTGCGTCGAAGGTTACTTCCGCGAGCAAGAgatcctgctgcaccagtCGACCGAGGAGCGGATAAAAAATACGGACGAGCGCGTTGAGCATATGGCGCAGAAGATTGAGGATATTAACCAGAAGGAAAACATCCAGACGGGCGCCGTACAGAATATCGAGTTTCGGCTGCGGAAGGTGGAGGAGTCGGCCGAGCAGATACTTTCGCATCTGGCTGTGATACATCGCTTCATGTCCGCCCATACGCTCATGCAGGACCCGATGCAAGGATCTACGAGCAACGTGAGCGCAAATTTGGCGATCGGTGGCAGCACGGTGgccgtgatgggtgatcagcGGGCACGCACGATCTCGGAAACGGATAGCTGTCAGATACCGGGCGTGACGCAGCGCAAAAAGTTTAACCGCTCGCTGACGGAGGTGCGCCCTGATGCCTACATCTTCGACGATGGCATGCACTTTGAGGTACGGCCCGTACccgaagagaacgaaaatgATCGTTCACCGGAAAAG cttccgACGGATTTCGGGAGTCGGGATCGTAAGCTATCGATCCGGTCGGAAGATTCGGAGCTGTTTCCCAATACCGCGATGCCAAAAGGCCTCTCACCACAAGAATCAACGGGGGGTGTCGTAAAATCATCGCCCCCGGCAGTATCGCCACCATTTCTGAACATACGACAGGATACGGCCAGTACCGAAAGCAAGGACACGCTCACACCGTTGGATGGAGCCGACGAACGGACGCTCGTTGGTGAGGAATCCGTTGACGAGTTGGTCGACGCTACGAGCTACGAGGGTTTGCGGCAGCGGACCGGACGTCGGCGTAACTCATCGATGTGTGGACCAGGCCCTGGGGCCGTATCTGCCGGTGCTTCTCGGGATGGGCCGGGCTTGGTTGGCGCTAGTGGACGGCGAAACTCGGAGAGTGCTTCTGGCGGTGGGCTCGATATTAACCGTTCGCAGACGAGTCTTTATCAGCATGGGTTTTCGAAGCGACAGCACAGCATTACCCAGTCGGAGCCGGACAGTGGCAATGAACAAC CTGTTCAACGTCCTACACCGAAGGGACGGCATCTGTTGCTGCAGATACACACGGAATACACGTCCATCACGGACGAGCTGGAAAGTGTTTGTCACATGATTGCATCGCCAACGAGTTCGCTTAGAG AGCCGGAACTGTCTAACCCACAATTTGCCGTGATGATTGAAAAGAAGCATCTGAAAGAGTGCGAAGATCGGGATTACAAGATGATGGAAGCCCTGCTGCAAACGCGCTGCTCCATGGATGACAGTGACGATTACTTTGAAGACTCGGCGGCAGAAGAGCATGGACCGAGGAAAATGCTTCGACGCGAAACGGCTATCGAGCTGCCCGTGACACCGTCCAAATCGAACATCGTGTCGCTGGCGGACAGTAGCCAGGGAAATGAAGATTTTGCGCTGAAAAACGAACGGGCACCCCTATCGAACAGGAACTCGTTGCGCGACTCCAAGAACTCACCGCTGTCCATGTCCAGCCAGAATTCACCGCGGAACTCGCAGTATATGCAAGCGGCATACCTAAATCCTTCCGCGTTCGATGCGGCCAGCCGGCTGTACAAGAAGTCGTGCGAAAGTTTACAGAAGAACTCCAGCACCGATACCGAGTACTCGCTGCAACCGTATCGCTTCATCAAGCAGAGttcgaacgaaacaaacagtTCGTTCAACATCGACAACTCCTCCCTCACGAACGATCTGTCGATCGACGGTGAGACGAGCCTCAACTCGACCGTCATCGAAATGGTTTCAGGCTCGACGATAAACGTTCCAGCGACGGTAGCGACCACGTCGGTAGCGACGCCCGGGGCACCGGATGCTGATCGTGGCGCAGGtttccaaaccaaacgcaCCTCATCTTATGGTAGCGCGCCGCAGCCAGCGGAACCGCGTGGCGCTGGGTGTTTGAAGAAACAGTTTAGCATAGAGAAGGCAGGTGGAACCGGGGAACGGTCTGTGTCGATTTCGGAAGGCTCGGAGCGAGTTGGCCCGGTTGTGTCGGGTTTGGTAGTGCCGGCCAAGCCACCTCGCACGACTCGGTTTAGTGATAGTTTGAGCTTGATGGGGACGAAAAGTGTATTAAGTCTGCTGAAGGAGAGCAGCTCCACCAGTACGGAGGACACGCAGAATGAGCATCGCGAAGCAGCTACCATACCGTGCATAAGCACAAACCTGGTGCAGGACGAAATTGCCAAGCTGTCGTCCAACATCAAGAGCAGCACGGACGAGGACACCGAGCCACCCATCAATGAGACCATGTGCTGA